CTCCATCCACATCTGCTTCATCAATCATCTCCTGggggacagcagagatttggagacTGGGTTAGATTGGATCTGAGAGGGTGGATGTTCACAAAGAGCAAACACCAACAAAGGTCTCGGGCAAGGTCCAAGTGAGACAGAGATCTTGTCCGTTGCAAAGCAACACAGCACAATCCCCCAACCAGTCCCCCCTGCAGTAAGAcgttcccctccctccctgagcAGAGCACGAGAAGAACATGTCTGTACTTCACAAACCTGCAGCTCCTCATCTGTGATCTCTTCCCCGACCTCACTAGCCACCACCTTGAGATTCTCAAAGGAGATCTTGCCGGTGCCATCACAATCAAATACCTTGAAAGCTTTCCAGACCTCCTTTTCCAAACATGGCTCCGCCTtagcaaggaaatgaaaaatgccaTTGTGTAAACATGACATCGTACCCCGCTGCAGTCCCCAGTCAGGGACGTCAGCCAGCAAACATTTGTGATCAAATCCAAGATGCCATTTTGGGGAACACATGGCCATAGAAGAGGGTTATCTACTGCTGCTATTTTGCTGttgccttcccccccacccccatatAACTGTGTAAGAGAAGTTGGTGTGGAACGTCCTGGCCAAGCTTTGTCAGGAAGAGGGGCATTAgcactgctgctggaggaagcagCTGCCAAGAATTATCCAGTGGctactgctttattttatttctaaagtgaGCCAGGCCAATGCTGGCTCTTACCGCCCTTACCCTCCACACACACAGGCACTGCATACACAACCCTGCAGCAGGTGCGGGCTCTCACTGAACTAGGGGGAAAATGGGGATCTCCACTGCCCTCTTTGTGTGGGtcccacacatacacaccctGGCAACTATGACCGCATGGACGCCACGCCAGCTACGCCCCAGTCACCTCCCAGGCATCCCACAACACCTTGCAATGGGATCGGAAGGATGGGAGAGGCAGAACCAGGCAAGCCCCTGCTCCTTGAGAACGGCCTGTGCCTGCATGCAGCCAGGCACCAGAGGACACAGAGGTTTTTGAGCCACAGGAATCTCAGACAGGCAACGAGGACTAAGGAATGTGAAGCAAAGGGCAGTTCTTTGGACACCACGCAAGCTTGCGTGGCTGTTGCAGGAGGTGTGGACAGTGTCAGTGGATATCAAGGAACGATTTCTCTACAGATGGTGAATTGTTCATCTGATGTTCAACATTCGCCCACTGCTGTCTTGAATTGAAGATAAATGGCCCTGTGATTATAAAGGCAGAACTGAAATTTCATGTGGAAATGTTTAAGGAAGGGAAGCGGGGGCTCCTAGGTGCTGTGTGTACTCTGGGATGGGAAGACTCCTGCTGAGATGCAGATGTTTCTATCTAAACTAGCCATCCTGCTCACTCTATAGTTCATGGAAAGAGGGGTAAGGACAATTCACCCAAAGGTAGATCTCTAAAATAGCTCAGATAAACTCCTGGAACACTCCCCTGCAGGGAACCAGAGTGACCCAATCCGCTGTGGCAACCTGCATCGTAAAGTTAGGTGAGAGGAATTTCACTCTTGATGACCAGCTGGGCTCACATACCATTTTCTGAGTCATCACCTGCAGAAACGACTTGAAGTTTAGCTTCCCTGACCCTTCTTCACTGAATTCAGAGATGAttctcctcatctcttctttCCTCAATTCACAGCCCAGAGCCTTTACAGTGATCtgccaaaaagagaaaacagacaatGTCTTGGTGTACAAATCAGACACAAACAAAGCGGGAAAGATGTCTGAAACAAGCAGGTATGTGAAAGTGGTGAAAAACTGCCAACTTTTCATCAACAGCTCTTCATCCACTATTTTCTCTCTAGAGAACAGGGTTCTGTAGCTGTCTAACATCAGTAGGACAAGGCCATGAAAAATTAGCCACGAAGAGCTGTCAGCAAGGGCCAAGAAGGGAGGCTTCAGCCCCCCCTCAGGACACCTGGGTAGTAAATTGCCACAAACCTGACCCCACTGATGGCTGCATAATGACTCAGAGCTCAGGCAGCAAAGTCTGTTAGCGCAGCAAGTGGTCTGAAAGCAATAGGTGGCAAACCCCAATTGCTCCATCACTGCTCCGCAGCGGTGTTCATCAGGTGCTTGTAAATGATTAGCCCCATTTCCAACATTTATGTTTACTGCCAGTCATTTCTGACTGC
The sequence above is drawn from the Rissa tridactyla isolate bRisTri1 chromosome 9, bRisTri1.patW.cur.20221130, whole genome shotgun sequence genome and encodes:
- the LOC128915013 gene encoding uncharacterized protein LOC128915013 encodes the protein MVKASSSEGGAGGARSPTTEEPALAFPVTEQQRRELREVFELFDCDGSGLMDVSDLKITVKALGCELRKEEMRRIISEFSEEGSGKLNFKSFLQVMTQKMAEPCLEKEVWKAFKVFDCDGTGKISFENLKVVASEVGEEITDEELQEMIDEADVDGDGEVNRQKFLRILTLTDS